A window of Coprothermobacter sp. contains these coding sequences:
- the mscL gene encoding large conductance mechanosensitive channel protein MscL yields MWNEFKKFALKGNMIDLAIGVIIGGAVGKVITSLVSDILMPPIGLLLGRVNFLNLYINLGHTKYPTFDAAKAAGAPTINIGLFLNAVVDFFIISVVIFFMVKAMNKMREMTEKKAVPAAPATKVCPFCKTEIPINATRCPRCTSELTVAKQPRPD; encoded by the coding sequence ATGTGGAATGAGTTCAAGAAGTTTGCTTTGAAGGGCAACATGATCGACCTGGCGATCGGCGTGATCATCGGCGGAGCGGTCGGCAAGGTTATTACGTCTCTTGTGAGTGACATCCTGATGCCCCCGATTGGTCTGCTGCTGGGGCGCGTCAATTTCTTGAACCTCTACATCAATCTCGGCCACACGAAGTATCCGACCTTTGACGCAGCCAAAGCTGCCGGAGCGCCAACGATCAATATCGGCCTGTTTCTCAACGCAGTCGTCGACTTCTTCATCATCTCCGTGGTCATTTTCTTCATGGTGAAGGCGATGAACAAAATGCGAGAGATGACGGAGAAAAAGGCGGTGCCTGCTGCTCCCGCGACAAAGGTGTGCCCTTTCTGCAAGACGGAGATTCCGATCAACGCTACGCGTTGCCCGCGCTGCACGAGCGAGCTGACGGTGGCTAAACAACCACGGCCCGATTGA